In Niallia sp. FSL W8-0635, one genomic interval encodes:
- a CDS encoding YfkD famly protein, whose product MYKKITIVLLSFFLMLPMLTYAEKAKEKEKEENPPKSKIITIPNSVMNITKENTYPNPTQDVPKLQPSELTQQLINSTKVKIDNPDLIRMLNESTVNSTPFALGYKAIVYLGQWPLNYESTETAPNWEYQKINTNFYDNRGGKSPYQIHYVQESQKTVRGGLTAKVPNAEQVKKMMLVKATQNSGLSLAFETVIGTGTKKDQVYNIPPKRLGYLYGYAPAVNEKGKVTYGEVYMMLKGSKKSIVVKNVTSQGIGAWIPVQDHVSFGFLASERPK is encoded by the coding sequence ATGTATAAGAAAATAACGATTGTGCTTTTATCTTTTTTCTTAATGCTTCCAATGTTAACTTATGCGGAAAAAGCAAAAGAGAAAGAAAAAGAAGAGAATCCACCAAAATCAAAAATTATTACGATCCCAAATTCAGTTATGAATATTACGAAGGAAAATACGTATCCAAATCCGACTCAGGATGTGCCTAAGCTACAGCCAAGCGAATTGACGCAGCAGCTTATTAATTCGACTAAGGTGAAAATTGATAATCCAGATTTAATTCGCATGCTGAATGAGTCCACGGTAAATAGTACGCCATTTGCACTTGGTTATAAGGCAATTGTATATTTAGGACAATGGCCGCTTAATTATGAATCAACGGAAACGGCACCGAATTGGGAGTATCAGAAGATAAATACAAATTTTTACGATAACCGCGGTGGCAAGTCACCATATCAAATTCATTATGTACAAGAATCACAGAAAACGGTAAGAGGTGGTTTAACTGCTAAGGTGCCAAATGCGGAGCAAGTAAAGAAAATGATGCTAGTTAAAGCAACACAAAATTCAGGCTTATCTCTTGCGTTTGAAACGGTAATTGGTACAGGTACAAAGAAAGATCAAGTCTATAATATCCCTCCAAAAAGACTAGGGTATTTATATGGATATGCTCCCGCTGTCAATGAAAAAGGAAAAGTGACATATGGAGAAGTTTATATGATGCTAAAAGGAAGCAAAAAATCAATTGTTGTTAAAAATGTAACTTCTCAAGGAATTGGTGCATGGATTCCAGTACAGGATCATGTTTCCTTTGGATTCCTAGCGAGCGAAAGACCGAAATAA
- a CDS encoding YczE/YyaS/YitT family protein, protein MTLFYRCLFYIGGLFILAFGGALTIKANLGAGPWDALSVGLSHLVGLTIGSWIVIVGIVLIFVNAIILRQRPNLLSLATVFILGSFIDFWMAHLVNQLHYFLFTSQLLLLITGLIIIGLGIALYLQSEFPLNPIDDFMVTIQERFGVNLMTAKLIGEILALFFAFLVNGPIGLGTLIIAFGLGPAIQFFHPYCSKLTGKFVVK, encoded by the coding sequence ATGACACTGTTTTATCGATGCCTTTTCTATATTGGTGGGCTTTTTATATTAGCATTTGGTGGTGCGTTAACAATTAAGGCAAACCTAGGGGCAGGTCCTTGGGATGCACTAAGTGTAGGGCTATCTCATTTAGTCGGACTTACTATAGGGAGCTGGATTGTTATTGTAGGAATCGTCCTTATATTTGTTAATGCTATTATTTTACGCCAAAGGCCAAATTTATTGTCACTTGCAACGGTGTTTATACTAGGGTCATTCATTGATTTCTGGATGGCTCATCTCGTTAATCAACTTCACTATTTTTTGTTTACTAGCCAATTGCTTTTACTTATTACTGGATTAATTATTATTGGATTAGGGATAGCTCTATATTTACAATCTGAATTTCCTTTAAATCCAATTGATGATTTTATGGTGACGATTCAAGAAAGATTTGGAGTAAATCTTATGACTGCCAAGTTAATTGGAGAAATTCTTGCTTTATTTTTCGCTTTTTTAGTAAATGGGCCAATTGGGCTTGGGACACTCATTATCGCTTTTGGGCTCGGTCCTGCTATTCAATTTTTCCATCCGTATTGCTCGAAATTAACAGGGAAATTCGTAGTAAAATAG
- the hmpA gene encoding NO-inducible flavohemoprotein, with amino-acid sequence MLSQKTMDIIKSTVPVLQVHGTQITTVFYSNLFKAHPELLNIFNHANQAKGRQQTALSNTVLAAAQNIDKLETIIPVVKQIAHKHRSLMIKPEHYPIVGEYLLKAIKEVLGDAATDEIIQAWADTYGVIAQVFIDIEKQMYEESATKSGGWSDYKEFKIIKKIQESDVITSFYLAPTDGSSLPAYEAGQYITIRLSIPGEKFLFNRQYSLSSASNKEYFRISVKKEASVENPDGKVSNYLHTDINVDDTVEVTVPAGDYTLIKEESPIVFLSGGVGITPFMSMVATIAEEQPNREVNFIHSARNGAIQAFNEELIGIKDKITNLQLSYIFENPSDEDKLNPFFKKAGYIDSEWLKENTIIKDAHYFVCGPVSFLQTVIKGLKNNGIDDAHIHYEFFGPAMKL; translated from the coding sequence ATGTTATCACAAAAAACAATGGACATCATTAAATCTACTGTACCAGTATTACAAGTTCATGGTACACAAATAACTACTGTTTTCTATAGCAATTTATTTAAAGCACATCCTGAACTATTGAACATCTTTAACCATGCTAATCAAGCGAAAGGACGTCAGCAAACCGCTCTTTCTAATACTGTTTTAGCTGCTGCGCAAAATATTGATAAACTTGAAACTATTATACCAGTTGTCAAACAAATCGCCCATAAACACCGCAGCTTAATGATCAAACCAGAGCATTATCCTATCGTTGGTGAATACCTTTTAAAAGCGATCAAAGAAGTCCTAGGAGACGCAGCTACTGATGAGATTATCCAAGCTTGGGCTGACACATATGGAGTAATTGCACAAGTATTTATTGATATTGAAAAACAAATGTATGAAGAAAGTGCTACTAAAAGTGGTGGTTGGTCTGATTATAAGGAATTTAAAATTATTAAAAAGATTCAAGAAAGTGATGTGATTACTTCCTTTTATCTAGCTCCAACAGACGGAAGCTCTTTACCAGCCTATGAAGCAGGTCAGTATATTACGATCCGTTTATCAATTCCTGGAGAGAAATTCTTATTTAATCGCCAATATAGCTTATCAAGTGCAAGTAATAAAGAATATTTCCGAATCTCTGTCAAAAAAGAAGCGTCAGTAGAAAATCCGGATGGAAAAGTATCCAATTATCTTCACACCGACATAAATGTGGATGATACAGTAGAAGTTACTGTTCCAGCTGGTGATTATACGCTTATAAAAGAAGAAAGTCCGATTGTTTTTCTAAGTGGTGGTGTTGGAATTACACCATTTATGAGTATGGTAGCAACCATTGCTGAAGAGCAGCCAAATAGAGAGGTAAACTTTATCCATTCTGCAAGAAACGGTGCTATCCAAGCATTTAATGAGGAGTTAATTGGTATAAAAGATAAAATCACTAACTTGCAGCTATCTTATATTTTCGAAAACCCATCAGATGAGGATAAATTAAATCCTTTCTTTAAGAAAGCCGGCTATATTGATTCAGAATGGCTGAAAGAGAATACTATTATTAAAGACGCTCATTACTTTGTTTGTGGACCAGTTTCCTTTTTACAAACGGTCATTAAAGGGTTGAAAAACAATGGTATCGATGATGCACATATTCATTATGAATTCTTTGGTCCAGCGATGAAGTTATAA
- a CDS encoding SE1561 family protein gives MGSSISDKNEQVTFLKTRLNMFMDVLDAIDPEETELEDIDRLILMIDEIESKCNEFKHRDL, from the coding sequence TTGGGTAGTTCTATTTCAGATAAAAATGAGCAAGTAACTTTTTTAAAGACAAGATTAAATATGTTTATGGATGTACTAGATGCGATTGATCCAGAAGAAACGGAATTGGAAGATATCGATCGTTTAATTCTAATGATAGACGAAATTGAATCGAAATGTAATGAATTTAAACATAGAGATTTATAA
- a CDS encoding YtxH domain-containing protein, whose translation MSLLKEKAYLSNVFVLNKALAGKETLMRRREMNDMSNGTRQSNKIVTGLVIGSAIGVTISLIDPATRKRTIQRVERLKDTSTRFVQSYKDNPDEFKKNCKERMNLSAEAMKDIAAETQGLYKQIQSTVKERSKDLKEITDDFKQLYFQSMHQYKRITKKIITTKDQIIESSDIEEKPQLPATADKEVMKTDTVLS comes from the coding sequence TTGTCATTATTAAAGGAAAAAGCCTATCTGTCAAACGTTTTTGTTTTAAATAAGGCATTGGCGGGAAAAGAAACTTTAATGAGAAGAAGGGAGATGAATGATATGTCTAATGGAACTAGGCAAAGTAATAAAATCGTAACAGGTTTAGTAATTGGCAGCGCCATTGGTGTCACAATTTCTCTAATTGATCCAGCTACAAGAAAAAGAACGATACAGAGGGTAGAGCGTTTAAAAGATACAAGCACTCGGTTTGTTCAAAGCTATAAAGATAACCCTGATGAATTCAAGAAAAATTGTAAGGAAAGAATGAATCTCTCTGCTGAAGCGATGAAAGATATTGCGGCTGAAACGCAAGGATTGTACAAGCAGATTCAATCTACTGTAAAAGAAAGATCAAAGGATTTAAAAGAGATTACGGATGATTTTAAACAACTTTATTTTCAATCCATGCACCAATATAAACGCATTACAAAGAAAATCATCACCACAAAAGACCAAATTATTGAATCATCCGATATAGAAGAAAAGCCACAGCTTCCTGCTACTGCAGATAAAGAAGTTATGAAAACAGACACTGTACTCTCATAG
- the yfkAB gene encoding radical SAM/CxCxxxxC motif protein YfkAB — protein sequence MITEKNKINPSIDPWEAYMDMEQHGKLTLSNIEFTTTTLCNMRCEHCAVGYTLQPKDPNALPIDLLLKKLDEIPHLRSLSITGGEPMMSRKSVENYVVPLFKYAHSRGVKTQLNSNLTLGLDRYEPVIPYLDVLHISHNWGTEEEFAERGFAMMTRKPTYEQRGKLFNNIITNSRALVEAGVVVSAETMLNKRTLPYLEHIHRQIVDEMKCQRHEIHPMYPSDFASSLETLSLDEIRASINHLLDIRDENVWMLFGTLPFYPCNTKEEDLQLLNRLYSSKNVTVRNDPDGRSRLNVNIFTGDVIVTDFGDTPALGNIQKDNLEDIFQKWLSTDLASSLNCHCPAVKCLGPNVLVKNSYYQDIDFTKRKALISR from the coding sequence ATGATTACAGAAAAAAATAAGATTAACCCAAGTATAGACCCTTGGGAAGCTTATATGGATATGGAGCAACACGGAAAATTAACTTTATCAAATATCGAATTCACCACAACAACTCTATGTAATATGCGCTGTGAACACTGTGCTGTTGGCTACACACTTCAGCCAAAGGATCCAAACGCATTGCCGATTGATTTATTGTTGAAAAAACTAGATGAAATTCCTCATTTACGTTCCCTTAGTATTACTGGTGGAGAACCAATGATGAGTAGAAAATCTGTTGAAAATTATGTCGTTCCACTTTTCAAATATGCTCATAGTCGTGGCGTAAAAACGCAGTTGAATTCAAATCTAACATTAGGTCTTGACCGTTATGAACCCGTAATTCCTTACTTAGATGTATTGCATATCTCCCATAACTGGGGCACAGAAGAAGAATTCGCAGAACGCGGTTTTGCAATGATGACAAGAAAACCCACATATGAACAAAGAGGAAAACTATTTAACAACATTATTACAAATAGTAGAGCGTTAGTAGAAGCAGGCGTAGTGGTTTCTGCTGAAACAATGCTTAATAAACGTACACTCCCGTATTTAGAGCATATCCACCGACAAATTGTCGATGAAATGAAATGTCAAAGACACGAGATTCACCCAATGTACCCATCCGATTTTGCTTCTTCTTTAGAAACATTATCATTAGATGAAATTAGAGCTAGCATCAACCATCTTTTAGATATTCGTGATGAAAATGTATGGATGCTATTTGGTACACTTCCATTCTATCCTTGTAACACCAAAGAAGAAGATTTACAGTTATTAAACCGCCTTTATTCTAGCAAAAATGTAACTGTTCGTAATGATCCCGATGGACGTTCTCGTTTAAATGTAAATATTTTTACTGGTGACGTAATTGTTACAGATTTTGGCGATACTCCAGCACTTGGCAATATCCAAAAAGATAATTTAGAGGATATTTTCCAAAAATGGCTTTCCACTGATTTAGCAAGTTCGCTAAATTGCCATTGCCCAGCTGTCAAATGCCTTGGACCAAACGTACTTGTGAAAAATAGCTATTATCAAGATATTGATTTCACAAAGAGAAAAGCATTAATTAGTCGATAA
- the pdaA gene encoding delta-lactam-biosynthetic de-N-acetylase codes for MFICFSVFCLIAFPVQANVSNKPLSWGFKKSVNEQPAEAGQELDSLLEKYGAYYKDTSGEKVLYLTFDNGYENGYTGQILDVLKKEKVPATFFVTGHYLTSASDLVKRMIDEGHIVGNHSYHHPDFTKVSDEKLKQELESVKIKTEEITGEKGMTYLRPPRGIFSERTLKLAKELGYTQVFWSLAFVDWKTDQQKGWKYSYDNIMKQVHPGCILLLHTVSKDNADALEQAIKDLKKRGYSFKSLDDLTMKREMDEGIMH; via the coding sequence ATGTTTATTTGCTTTTCTGTTTTTTGTTTAATAGCGTTTCCCGTTCAAGCAAATGTATCCAATAAACCGTTAAGCTGGGGATTTAAAAAAAGTGTAAATGAGCAGCCAGCAGAAGCTGGTCAAGAATTGGATTCCTTGCTTGAGAAATACGGTGCTTATTATAAAGATACAAGTGGAGAAAAGGTGCTTTATTTAACCTTTGATAATGGCTATGAAAATGGATATACAGGTCAGATACTTGATGTATTAAAAAAAGAAAAAGTTCCAGCAACTTTTTTTGTTACGGGTCATTATTTAACAAGTGCTTCTGATCTTGTAAAAAGAATGATAGATGAAGGTCATATTGTTGGTAATCATTCGTACCACCATCCAGATTTTACGAAAGTTAGTGATGAAAAACTAAAACAAGAACTTGAATCAGTGAAGATAAAAACGGAAGAAATAACAGGGGAAAAAGGGATGACGTATTTACGTCCACCACGAGGAATTTTTAGTGAGAGAACATTAAAGCTCGCCAAAGAATTAGGCTATACGCAAGTGTTCTGGTCACTAGCCTTTGTGGATTGGAAGACGGATCAGCAAAAGGGCTGGAAATATAGCTATGATAATATTATGAAGCAAGTTCATCCAGGATGTATTTTATTACTTCATACCGTTTCTAAGGATAATGCCGATGCATTAGAGCAAGCCATTAAGGATTTGAAAAAAAGAGGCTATAGCTTCAAAAGCTTAGATGATTTAACAATGAAGAGAGAAATGGATGAAGGAATAATGCACTAA
- a CDS encoding fumarate hydratase — protein sequence MYFENLKKSIYDLIVETSTNLPKDVRRAIAKATASENAGTRSAMSLATITQNIGMADKEVSPICQDTGLPTFKIKTPIAVNQLEIKAAIYESMELATKNGKLRPNSVDSLTGENSGNNLGAGTPVIKFEQWEKDYIDIRLILKGGGCENKNIQYSLPTELEGLGRAGRDLDGIRKCILHSVYQAQGQGCSAGFIGVGIGGDRSAGYDLAKEQLFRSVDDTNDIPELAALEDYIMENANKLGIGTMGFGGETTLLGCKIGVMNRIPASFFVSVAYNCWAFRRLAISVSSDTGEIKEWQYQEGDKIDFKTEAEEDEVAAAEEVITLQAPISEEDIRQLKVGDVVQINGMMYTGRDAIHKYLSTNDAPIDLNGQIIYHCGPVMLKDDDGNWHVKAAGPTTSIREEPYQGDIMKRFGIRVVMGKGGMGAKTLKALGEHGGVYLNAIGGAAQYYADCIKSVEGVDLMQFGIPEAMWHLKVEGFKAVVTMDAHGNSLHKDIEMSSLEKLAQFKDRVYK from the coding sequence ATGTATTTTGAAAATCTGAAGAAGAGTATTTACGACTTAATTGTAGAAACATCGACCAATCTTCCAAAAGATGTGAGACGTGCGATTGCGAAGGCAACAGCGTCAGAAAATGCTGGAACGCGTTCTGCGATGAGTTTAGCGACAATTACGCAAAATATTGGAATGGCAGATAAGGAAGTCTCACCTATTTGTCAAGATACGGGGTTGCCAACTTTTAAAATTAAGACACCTATTGCTGTCAATCAGCTGGAAATTAAAGCAGCCATATACGAAAGCATGGAGCTTGCAACGAAAAACGGGAAGCTAAGACCGAATTCCGTTGATTCTCTTACAGGGGAAAATAGTGGAAATAATTTAGGGGCAGGTACTCCTGTCATTAAGTTTGAACAGTGGGAAAAGGACTACATCGATATTCGGTTAATTTTAAAAGGTGGCGGCTGTGAAAATAAAAATATTCAATACAGTCTTCCAACTGAATTAGAAGGATTAGGCCGAGCAGGTCGAGATTTAGACGGTATACGTAAATGTATTCTTCATTCCGTTTATCAGGCACAAGGGCAAGGCTGTAGTGCGGGTTTTATCGGAGTTGGAATTGGCGGAGATCGCTCTGCAGGGTATGATTTAGCAAAAGAGCAGCTTTTCCGTTCTGTAGATGATACAAATGACATTCCAGAATTGGCAGCACTAGAGGATTATATTATGGAAAATGCCAATAAATTAGGAATTGGTACAATGGGATTCGGCGGGGAAACAACACTTCTAGGTTGTAAAATTGGTGTAATGAACCGTATTCCTGCAAGCTTCTTTGTATCTGTTGCTTATAATTGCTGGGCATTCCGCAGATTAGCGATTTCTGTAAGTTCTGATACAGGAGAGATCAAGGAGTGGCAATATCAAGAAGGAGATAAAATCGACTTCAAGACAGAAGCAGAGGAAGATGAAGTAGCTGCAGCGGAGGAAGTTATTACACTACAGGCACCGATTAGTGAAGAAGATATCCGTCAATTAAAAGTAGGAGATGTTGTGCAAATTAATGGCATGATGTACACAGGAAGAGATGCTATCCATAAGTATTTAAGCACAAATGATGCGCCGATTGATTTAAATGGGCAAATCATCTATCATTGTGGACCAGTTATGTTAAAGGATGACGATGGTAATTGGCATGTTAAAGCTGCAGGACCGACAACAAGTATTCGTGAAGAGCCTTATCAAGGGGATATTATGAAAAGATTTGGCATACGTGTAGTGATGGGAAAAGGCGGCATGGGCGCGAAAACGCTGAAAGCCTTAGGAGAACATGGTGGTGTTTATTTAAATGCAATTGGAGGAGCAGCTCAATACTATGCTGATTGCATCAAGTCAGTGGAAGGGGTAGACCTCATGCAATTTGGAATTCCAGAGGCAATGTGGCATTTAAAAGTAGAAGGATTTAAAGCAGTAGTTACAATGGACGCCCATGGCAATTCTCTTCATAAAGATATTGAAATGTCTTCCTTAGAAAAATTAGCGCAATTTAAAGATCGTGTATATAAATAA
- the rlmD gene encoding 23S rRNA (uracil(1939)-C(5))-methyltransferase RlmD, with amino-acid sequence MKDKQQNTVAKLKVGQTFPLTIKRLGINGEGVGYFKRQVVFVPGALPGEEVVVEATKVQPKFSEGKVKKIRKSSPFRVQAPCPFYEQCGGCQLQHLDYNQQLQEKRDIVIQSLERHTKLKIDKLDIRSTIGMEDPWNYRNKSQFQVGQQKNGAIIAGLYGLDSHRLIPIQNCMVQHPLTNKVSEEVRKILEEFQIPIYDERKQKGIVRTIVTRAGFESGEVQVVLITTQKEMPRKKLVMAEIQKRLPEVKSLVQNINGNKTSLIFGEKTIHLSGEEVIQETLGDLNFELSARAFFQLNPVQTVKLYDEVKKAAALTGKEKIADAYCGVGTIGLWLADGASEVRGMDTIEAAITDAQKNADRQGIENATYVTGTAEHWLPKWVEEGWRPDVVVVDPPRTGCDRKLLDAIKKVKPKKFVYVSCNPSTLAKDIDYLSKDYKVEYLQPVDMFPHTAHVECVSQMVLREN; translated from the coding sequence ATGAAAGATAAACAGCAAAACACGGTGGCAAAGTTGAAGGTAGGACAAACCTTTCCATTAACGATTAAGCGTTTAGGGATAAATGGCGAAGGAGTCGGCTATTTTAAAAGACAGGTTGTATTCGTGCCAGGTGCTCTTCCTGGTGAAGAAGTGGTGGTAGAAGCAACCAAGGTTCAGCCTAAGTTTTCAGAAGGAAAGGTAAAGAAGATAAGAAAATCTTCGCCATTCCGCGTTCAAGCGCCATGTCCTTTTTACGAACAATGTGGAGGATGTCAGCTTCAGCATTTAGACTATAATCAGCAGCTACAGGAAAAAAGAGATATCGTCATTCAATCATTAGAAAGACATACAAAACTGAAAATCGATAAATTAGATATTCGCTCAACAATCGGCATGGAAGATCCATGGAACTATCGCAATAAAAGCCAATTCCAAGTGGGACAGCAAAAAAATGGTGCGATTATTGCAGGTCTATACGGACTTGATTCCCATCGTTTAATTCCAATTCAGAATTGTATGGTGCAGCATCCGTTGACAAACAAAGTATCAGAAGAAGTTCGTAAAATTCTAGAAGAATTCCAAATCCCAATCTATGACGAACGCAAGCAAAAAGGGATTGTTCGTACGATTGTAACGCGTGCTGGCTTTGAATCTGGAGAGGTTCAAGTTGTACTGATTACAACGCAAAAAGAAATGCCAAGAAAAAAACTAGTGATGGCCGAAATCCAAAAAAGATTACCAGAAGTGAAATCATTAGTACAAAACATAAACGGCAACAAAACCTCCCTTATTTTTGGAGAAAAGACAATTCACTTAAGTGGGGAAGAAGTTATCCAAGAAACACTAGGAGATTTAAACTTCGAGCTGTCTGCAAGAGCGTTCTTCCAATTGAATCCTGTGCAAACAGTAAAGCTGTATGATGAAGTCAAAAAAGCAGCTGCTTTAACAGGGAAAGAAAAGATTGCCGATGCGTATTGCGGAGTCGGAACAATAGGCTTATGGCTAGCCGATGGCGCAAGTGAAGTTCGCGGGATGGATACGATTGAAGCAGCGATTACAGATGCACAAAAAAATGCAGATAGACAAGGTATCGAAAACGCAACCTATGTAACAGGTACAGCAGAACACTGGCTGCCGAAATGGGTAGAAGAAGGCTGGCGTCCAGATGTGGTTGTCGTTGACCCGCCGAGAACAGGCTGTGATCGGAAGCTATTAGATGCAATTAAAAAGGTTAAACCGAAGAAGTTTGTGTATGTTTCTTGTAATCCATCTACTTTGGCGAAGGATATTGATTATTTGTCTAAGGATTATAAAGTAGAGTATTTGCAGCCGGTGGATATGTTTCCGCATACGGCGCATGTTGAATGTGTGTCGCAGATGGTTTTGAGGGAGAATTAA
- a CDS encoding YitT family protein: MQKKTQKKQKKLLMASRALIVIIGGIITGYGLEAVLIPNAVSDGGVTGLSIVGSQLTGFPLGILIGILNIPFVFLGYKQIGKSFAVYSVIGILSLAISTSLMHHVPTIIEGDILLITVVGGIIIGFGMGLALRNGGALDGIDMLAVLLSRKLPFGTSDLILFLNMFVFIFVSTVFGLQGAILSAIAYFIASKVIHIVEEGLSGSKTFKIITEEPEIMVETIRDRLGRGATYTLAEGGYSNEQFKEITCVVSRMEERKMKEIIHELDPKAFVAIYDVSEVKGGNFKKRDIH, translated from the coding sequence ATGCAGAAAAAAACACAGAAAAAACAAAAGAAGCTTCTTATGGCTTCACGAGCACTAATAGTGATAATTGGAGGAATTATTACTGGATATGGATTAGAAGCAGTTCTTATTCCAAATGCAGTATCTGATGGAGGAGTTACTGGTTTAAGTATCGTAGGTTCTCAGTTAACAGGATTTCCCCTTGGGATTTTGATTGGAATATTAAATATTCCCTTTGTATTTTTAGGATATAAACAGATAGGGAAAAGTTTTGCTGTATATTCCGTTATCGGCATACTATCTTTAGCCATAAGTACAAGCTTAATGCATCATGTTCCGACAATTATTGAAGGAGATATCCTTCTTATAACGGTTGTTGGTGGAATTATCATCGGTTTTGGAATGGGTTTAGCCCTGCGTAATGGTGGGGCATTAGATGGAATTGATATGCTAGCCGTATTGCTTTCAAGAAAATTGCCATTTGGAACAAGTGATTTAATCTTATTTTTAAATATGTTTGTTTTTATTTTCGTATCTACTGTATTTGGTCTCCAAGGAGCTATTTTATCCGCTATCGCATACTTCATTGCCTCTAAAGTAATCCACATTGTAGAAGAAGGCTTAAGTGGATCCAAAACATTTAAAATTATTACAGAAGAGCCGGAAATAATGGTAGAAACGATTCGTGATCGCTTGGGACGTGGTGCTACCTATACACTTGCGGAAGGTGGATATTCTAACGAACAATTTAAAGAAATCACCTGTGTAGTCAGCCGCATGGAAGAAAGAAAAATGAAAGAAATTATTCATGAATTAGATCCTAAAGCGTTTGTTGCTATTTACGATGTTTCAGAAGTAAAAGGCGGTAACTTTAAGAAACGGGATATTCATTAA
- a CDS encoding RrF2 family transcriptional regulator, which translates to MRLTNYSDYSLRVLIYLATQETSKLTNIKEISEVYNISKNHLMKIIFNLGKLGYIETIRGRSGGFRLAKDPAEINIGELIRKTEENFYLVECFEDNNACVITPVCSLKHVLNNALEQFFNVLDQYTLADIAENQVMLKDYFALKQQTSSDDV; encoded by the coding sequence ATGCGGTTAACTAATTATTCCGATTACTCTTTAAGAGTATTAATTTATTTGGCAACACAAGAAACTTCAAAACTTACAAATATAAAAGAAATATCCGAAGTTTATAATATATCCAAAAATCACTTGATGAAGATTATTTTTAATCTCGGAAAATTAGGGTATATCGAAACAATCAGAGGCAGAAGTGGAGGCTTTCGCTTAGCAAAGGATCCTGCTGAAATCAACATAGGTGAACTTATCCGCAAAACGGAAGAGAATTTTTATTTGGTTGAGTGCTTTGAAGATAATAATGCATGTGTCATTACGCCTGTTTGTTCATTAAAGCATGTCCTAAATAATGCATTAGAGCAATTTTTCAACGTATTGGACCAATACACACTTGCGGATATAGCAGAAAATCAAGTGATGCTAAAAGATTATTTTGCCTTGAAACAACAAACAAGCTCAGACGATGTCTAA